DNA from Chitinophaga pendula:
CCTTCTGTCTTATAGCCAAATAGAACGGCAAGGTTACTTCAATCCTGATATGATTGAAAGCCTGAAAACGCGCTATAGTCAGAAAGGATTTAAGCTGAATCTACCTTTTGAAAGTGACCTGCTGATCACAGTCATTACATTCGGTATTTTCCTAGACCAATTTTTTGAGTAACCCCACATATGATACAACCATGACTTTCCAGCATAAGCTAAACGAGTGCCTGCAAGCTAATCCTCACAACATTGCTATCAGACAGGATGGCAGCGAGATTACCTATGCGGGGATAGTGTCGGTAACGCGAAGGATAACCAACTTTTTACTACGGGAATTGTCAGAAGAACTCATTCCTGTGGGCGTATTCTGCACAGATCGTATTGAGATTATCACTGCTGCTATCGGTATCTGTAATGCCCGTTGCATATTTGTGCCGTTGGATCCCAACTGGCCGGCAAAAAGATTGGAGAGAATATTCGATGATCTGAATCTGAGATATGTAATTACTGCTGATGAAAGCGGGTACTTGGATAACATTGGTGAGGAGGCAGAACTAACCCGCTTTGTATGGAAGGATATCGTAGCAACTGCATCTTCAGAAGATGCATACACTGTGGAATATCCAAAGTATGATCCTAATGATAGTTTGTACATTTATTTCACTTCTGGTACAACAGGGCTTCCCAAAGGAATAGTGGGTAAAAATGCTAGTCTGCTGCACTTTCTGGATTGGGAAATATCGGCATTTGGTATTGATAAACCGTTGAATTTTAGCCAGTTCATTAGCCCATATTTCGATGCTTTTTTGAGAGATGTCTTTGTTCCGCTATTTACAGGCGGGACTATCTGTATACCTACTTATGAAGGACAATTATTTCCGGCTGAGCAGTTGTCTGGATGGGTAAATAAATGCAATATCGGTTTCATTCATTGTGTGCCGAGTTTGTTTAGAACTATCAATACGGAAGAGCTAACAGCGGATGATTATTCCTCGCTGAAATATGTGTTACTGTCAGGAGAAAAAATCATACCAGGGGAATTGAAGAACTGGTATAAAGTATTCGGATCTAGAATACAATTGGTTAACCTATATGGCGCTACAGAAACTACCATGATCCGGTCGTTTTACAGGATATTACCAGCTGATGCGGAAAAGGCGAAGATACCTGTAGGTAAACCTATATCAGATACAGATTTACTCATATTGACCAGTGATTTTAAGGTGTGTAGTACGCTCATGCCAGGAGACCTGTATGTCGTTTCTGCATATATGTCGAAGGGGTACTTAAATAATAGTGAACTTACTAATAGCCGGTTCTTTTCGGTAAATATTGCGGGGCGTGGAGAGACAGCAGTCTTTAAAACAGGAGACAAGGCAAGAAAACTGGCTGATGGTAATATAGATCTTATAGGCAGGGAAGACAGGCAAGTGAAATTAAGAGGTATTCGTGTCGAGCTGGATGCAGTGGAGTACCTATTATGCCAGTCACCTTTTATACAGAATGCGGTTGTTGTAAAAGAAGAGGCGGGAGATACAGAGTTTCTAAAGGCCTTTGTTGTTATTAAGGACAAAACGTTGTCCGGTGATATCTATTCCTTATTGAATAGCCATCTCTCAGAAGAGGTGCCCGATTATATGATACCTTCTGAATTGAGGGTAGTAGACGAATTTCCTTTGCTGGGTAACGGCAAGATCGATATTAAGGCGTTGCAAAATATCAAAAGTGTTTCCACGGTTGAGCCACCGGCTAATCATACGGAACAAAAGGTGCTGTTGATTTGGAAAGAGCTATTGGGAGATAAGGAATTGTCTGTGTTGGACGAATTCCTTCGGGTAGGAGGGAATTCTATTGCCATTATGAGCCTGATTGCGAAGATCAGTAAGGAGTTTGGTGTGAAGATAGCACTAAGTGACGTTTTTAAAAATATGACCGTCCGCAGGCAAGCAGATTTTATCCGAAGCGCAGCGAAGGATTCGGATATGCAAATATCAAAAGCGATAGAGAAGGAATACTATAACACATCCTCTTCCCAGGCGAGAATGTATTATAACCATAAACTGAACCCGGGAGATCGTGCCTACAATTTACCAATGGCCGTAGAGTTAATTGGTCTGTGTGAAGTTGATAGGCTGCAGCATGTAATCAGGGCACTCGTAAACAGGCATGAAAGTCTGAGAACGATATTCAGATTAGAGAGAGGGGTGTTGATGCAGCAGATAGCGGAAAATGTTGAAATAAATATAGAGGAATTAGCATTTGAAGATCAGGATGTTGATAATATAGTTGCCTCGTTTATCAGACCTTTTGATCTCGATGGACATCCATTATTCCGCTGTGCATTGGCTTGTGGAAAAGGTGGACGTAAAGTATTTGTGATCGATATTCATCATATTATCTGCGACGGCCTGTCACAAGTTATCCTAGAAATGGATTTCCTCCGGATTTACAACAGAGAAATTTTACCGGTATTAGATTATCAATATAAGGATTATGCAGCCTGGGAATTTAAATATCGCCAGTCTGAGAACTATAAAGAACTTCGCTCTTACTGGATAAATATGTTTAAGGACGAGGTGCCTCGTTTGCAATTACCTTCCTTGGGAAATACCACTGAAATGTTGCAGGAGGGTGGAGAGATAATGTTCGAGATTGAAAAGTCGGTTATAAATAAAATATCCGACAAGGTTTGTACTGGGAATACCACTTTGTCATCCATGTTACTCTCATTGTATTATATATATCTATATAAAATAACAGGAAAGAAAGATATAGTAATAGGAGTAGCTACTTCAGGCAGGATCCAGTATCAGGTGGAGAATGTAGTAGGAATGTTTGTCAAGACATTACCCATTCGTTTAGAAGTAAATGCTGATGTCAATTATAAAGAATGGTTGACAGATTTACATACTACGTTGGTAAGTGCATTCGACAGGCAGTTGTGTGACCTCACAGACGTTATCAGCGATCTGAATTCGACCGGCGGTATGCCAGTTATTAATTTGTTTGAAACAATGTTCACTTTCCAGAATTTTGAAAAGGAAGGTGTTTTTGCCCATAATGACTACTTTAGAGAATATCACATAGCGACCCCTGCTCCAAAATTCCCGCTGTCTTTAATTATTACAGAACAGGGTAACGTATTCTCGTTCCGCATAGAATATTCGTTTTCTTATTTCATGCCCGCAGATATGAAAGTGCTTGCTGGCATTTTTAAAGACCTCATATTTAAGGTGAGCAATGATACAAATGCCACCATATCGTCATTTATTACTGAAAGTGCCATAGGTACTTTGCTGGATGCAGAGGATATTTCATTCAACTTTTAATGGGGATGAATACTTCGAATGCTTATTGGACTGAAGCAACCCCTCATTTTCTATCCGGCCAATCCGACAATCACTAATCTTCAACTGTGAAGAATGTTAGACCTGACATCATTAAAAAATAATCAAAAGGTACTCGAAAGAGAATACTGGGAAAAGACGTTGAAGGGCATTAGGTTTGAAAATCCGTTAAAGGATTATACCATTACTACCGATATGGCTTATCAGGCCGTAATGGACAGCTACTGTATTGTATTCCCTGCTGAACTCCAGCAATCTTTGTCCAAGATAGCGTCTAACACAAAAGCTGCACATATACTTCTGTTGACCGCACTGGGAATACATATACAGAAATATACATCGACCCAGTCAGTTTGTGTGTTTACGCCAGTGTATAAAGATGCTTCGCAGCATGGTCAAGTGGAGAATGAAGTGATACCTGTTGTTGTAAGACCTTTCAAAGGATATAGTTTCCGTGATTTATTGGGACATGTAAAGCAAGAATTTATACAGGGTAGTAATTACAGCAGTTATCCTCTTCACTATATGCTGGGTATCGATCCAATAGTAATACAGCGTCAACCCGTAGTTGGCTGCTGTATGAAAGAATTGCATTGCATAACCCAGTTCGAACCTTTATTAGTTGATTTATTGTTTGTTTTCTCATTAGAAGATACCCCGACATTAACTGTTCAATATAATACTGACAAATTTACGGCAGGATATGTACAACGGCTTGGGGATGCTTTTTGTGCCTTAACTGGCTCCCTAATGCAGGAGGCGGCTGTAGATATCGCACAGCTGGATTTGTTTAAGAATGCCCCTGAAAGACAATTGTTGCAACAGTTTAATAACAATGTAGTGAGCTGGCCGGAAGATGCAACCGTTGTTGAATTGTTTGAAAAGCAAGTAGACAAGACACCGGATGATATTGCTTTGATATGTGGAGAATCGATATTGAGTTACCGGGAATTGGATCAGCGGAGTAACCAGTGGGCATATTACCTGACTGGACATGGAGTGGGAGCAGGGCAATTGGTACCGTTGTTTATGGACCGGAGCTTGGAAATGGTGATTGCTATCTTGGCGATATTTAAGCTACGGGCTGCTTATGTTCCAATAGATACGAACTTCCCGGAAGATAGGGTTCAATATATGTTGTCTGATACGGACGCTAAAGTTTTGATAACGCAGCTGCGATTTAAAAATATACTGAAGAATATAGTAGGGGTAGATATCCTGATGATGGATGAACAGGAGCAGTATTGGAGTGCATT
Protein-coding regions in this window:
- a CDS encoding condensation domain-containing protein; this translates as MTFQHKLNECLQANPHNIAIRQDGSEITYAGIVSVTRRITNFLLRELSEELIPVGVFCTDRIEIITAAIGICNARCIFVPLDPNWPAKRLERIFDDLNLRYVITADESGYLDNIGEEAELTRFVWKDIVATASSEDAYTVEYPKYDPNDSLYIYFTSGTTGLPKGIVGKNASLLHFLDWEISAFGIDKPLNFSQFISPYFDAFLRDVFVPLFTGGTICIPTYEGQLFPAEQLSGWVNKCNIGFIHCVPSLFRTINTEELTADDYSSLKYVLLSGEKIIPGELKNWYKVFGSRIQLVNLYGATETTMIRSFYRILPADAEKAKIPVGKPISDTDLLILTSDFKVCSTLMPGDLYVVSAYMSKGYLNNSELTNSRFFSVNIAGRGETAVFKTGDKARKLADGNIDLIGREDRQVKLRGIRVELDAVEYLLCQSPFIQNAVVVKEEAGDTEFLKAFVVIKDKTLSGDIYSLLNSHLSEEVPDYMIPSELRVVDEFPLLGNGKIDIKALQNIKSVSTVEPPANHTEQKVLLIWKELLGDKELSVLDEFLRVGGNSIAIMSLIAKISKEFGVKIALSDVFKNMTVRRQADFIRSAAKDSDMQISKAIEKEYYNTSSSQARMYYNHKLNPGDRAYNLPMAVELIGLCEVDRLQHVIRALVNRHESLRTIFRLERGVLMQQIAENVEINIEELAFEDQDVDNIVASFIRPFDLDGHPLFRCALACGKGGRKVFVIDIHHIICDGLSQVILEMDFLRIYNREILPVLDYQYKDYAAWEFKYRQSENYKELRSYWINMFKDEVPRLQLPSLGNTTEMLQEGGEIMFEIEKSVINKISDKVCTGNTTLSSMLLSLYYIYLYKITGKKDIVIGVATSGRIQYQVENVVGMFVKTLPIRLEVNADVNYKEWLTDLHTTLVSAFDRQLCDLTDVISDLNSTGGMPVINLFETMFTFQNFEKEGVFAHNDYFREYHIATPAPKFPLSLIITEQGNVFSFRIEYSFSYFMPADMKVLAGIFKDLIFKVSNDTNATISSFITESAIGTLLDAEDISFNF